Within the Acinetobacter radioresistens DSM 6976 = NBRC 102413 = CIP 103788 genome, the region CTTCTTCTACTGACATACAAAAACAAATTATTTTACAAGGGCAAGTACAGTGGTCACCAGAAAGCAAAGTGAATAGCCACCGATTTTGTAGACACCTTTTAGTTAGATAAAATGGCTAATTAACGAGGTGCTTATGAGCAGTAAACGATACCCTGAAGAATTCAAAATTGAAGCAGTAAAACAAGTCACTGAGAAAGGTCATAGTGTGGCTGAAGTTGCTACACGTTTAGGAACCACTACACATAGTCTGTATGCTTGGATCAAACGTTATGATCCACAGCAGCCCAAGACAACAGAATCTAGTGATCCAACTACAGAATTAGCGAAATTAAAAAAAGAGCTGCAAAGGGTCACTGAAGAAAGGGACATATTAAAGTGAAAGCACTGCTTTCACGCCGCTTCGCAAGCCAGTCCAAATGAGGTACGCCTTTATTCGGGACAACCAACATATATGGTCTGTTCGTCGTTTATGTTCAACGTTAGATGTTCATCACAGTGGTTATTACGCCTGGTTAAAGAAACCTACCAGTATAACTGCGAGGAAGCGGCAACAGCTTTCAGGATTAATTAAACAGTTCTGGTTGGAATCTGGCGGAGTCTACGGTTATCGCAAGATTCATTGTGATTTGAAAGACGTTGGCGAAAGTTGCGGTATCAATCGAGTACATCGACTCATGAAGGCGAATGGTCTCAAGTCACAGCGTGGCTATCGCAAACCTAGAGCTAATGTTAGTACTCCATCGATTGTGGCTCGAAATACTTTAGACAGACAGTTTAACCCCACCCAGCCCAACCAGTTGTGGGTGACTGACATCACTTATATTCGCACTCATGAAGGATGGCTGTATCTTGCAGTAGTAATCGACCTATTCTCACGGCTAGTCGTTGGCTGGTCTATGAAGTCGAGAATCACAACAGATCTGGTTTTAGATGCTCTACTGATGGCTTTGTGGCGAAGAAGCCCAAAGAACAAAGTCCTGATTCATTCTGATCAAGGTAGCCAATACACCAGTCATGAATGGCAGACATTTCTCAAGCATCACAACCTTGAAAGCAGTATGAGCCGGCGTGGAAACTGCCATGATAATGCTGTTGCTGAGAGCTTCTTTCAGCTGTTAAAGCGAGAGAGGATCAAGAAGAAAATCTATGTGACAAGAACTGAAGCAAGGTCGGATATCTTTGAATATATAGAGATGTTCTATAACTCAAAACGCAGACATGGTTCCAATGGTCAGCGTTCTCCATTAGATTATGAAAAGGCCCATCAAGAGATGGTTATGTGTGTCTAGAATTTTGGTGGCTATTCAGGGCATGGTTCAAGCATGACTTGAGTAATACTCGGGCTGTGCTCATGATTTGCTTGAGCATTACTTGCGGATTTTCCCCAACGTGCTTGGGCTGCATTTTTAGTTTTATCAGATTTGATTTGAAATCAAAATATGTATAAGTTTTTGTAGTTCTCAGATTATTTTAAGTCATTTTTAAGATTCAAATTTTAGGCTAAAGCATATTAAAGTCTTTGAACTAAAAAAATGCTTAAGCTGCCTTCTTTTCCCGGTCTACGCCAGATCAAACCTATCAGCCTTGCACGCTTCAACCTTTTACTCGCCATTTGGCTGGGACTGGTCTTAAACTTTGCTTTCTATCAGAAAATCCATCAATTGACGCCTTATACCAACCTCAAGGCAGGCGCATTATTGGCGGCTACAGTCCTGGTGGTTATCGGCTTGTACAATCTGGTCTTGCAGTGGCTGAACTGGAAATGGAATGCCAAGATACTGGCCAGTGTGCTGATCATTCTGGGCGGTTTTAGTGCTTATTTTGTCAATAGTCTGGGGGTTGTTATTACGCCGGACCAGATCCAGAATATGCTGCAGACCGATGCTCGGGAAGTCCGTGATCTCTGGTCAATACGGCTGGTGATCTGGACGCTGGTCTTTGTGATTTTTCCTTTGTGTATCGTCTGGATGCTGAACATTCAGCCTGCATCTTTCGGGCGTCAATTGTTGCATAAAAGCCTTAGCAGTCTGCTTTCGGCCGTATTGATTCTAGGACTGTTATTCTGTTTTTATGTCGATTATGCAGCCATCTTCCGCGAGCACCGCGATCTGAAGGGCATGATTTCCCCGCAAAATAGCATTGCATCCACCGTATCCTACTATAAAAAGAAAGCACCTAAAGCCAATTTGCCTTTGAT harbors:
- a CDS encoding IS3 family transposase (programmed frameshift) translates to MSSKRYPEEFKIEAVKQVTEKGHSVAEVATRLGTTTHSLYAWIKRYDPQQPKTTESSDPTTELAKLKKELQRVTEERDILKESTAFTPLRKPVQMRYAFIRDNQHIWSVRRLCSTLDVHHSGYYAWLKKPTSITARKRQQLSGLIKQFWLESGGVYGYRKIHCDLKDVGESCGINRVHRLMKANGLKSQRGYRKPRANVSTPSIVARNTLDRQFNPTQPNQLWVTDITYIRTHEGWLYLAVVIDLFSRLVVGWSMKSRITTDLVLDALLMALWRRSPKNKVLIHSDQGSQYTSHEWQTFLKHHNLESSMSRRGNCHDNAVAESFFQLLKRERIKKKIYVTRTEARSDIFEYIEMFYNSKRRHGSNGQRSPLDYEKAHQEMVMCV